One genomic segment of Paenibacillus sp. FSL H8-0332 includes these proteins:
- a CDS encoding ABC transporter ATP-binding protein encodes MTMTRWAAYKALTQGIEGVRKPLLALALFKLWNLVCGLLPLFLYSLLVNRVLVEKHLSELWPVIAGYLGVFLLTTAGIAVSKRYSNQLLLKYDLRLKRKLLNTVSSLDYEEYSGYSIGDLKSRIEQDSAAAGRFFTVHLLDFSYAVLYAAALAVILVCYDWRIALLSFVFVPLSLLTVNILGEKTRKAGEELWRLQNRYESFLHASLQNWKDIKTNNLEAAQLEALNGHYAAIRPVWFRSQLYQHLGVTYSFFTKNFITQLFIYFIGGLFVIKGYSEVGVLLVFISFYGQFFGFIETISNGLMNYKNDSVNISKVIGLLQAEADQRPYKRISGQKIEVQNLQFRYEGKDAFALDGISFSVGKGEHLAIVGQSGSGKSTLARLLTGQMKPQGGSVSIGGTDLHAVNSGSAAAKVSIVVQEPVLFNMTIRENLLLAGDGATEAELIACCRSANIYDFIASLEQGLDTVIGEKGMKLSGGQKQRLSIARALLQERDIIIFDESTSALDSENESDIRNELKRLSAGTTMISIAHRLSTIQDCDKVLVLHNGKVAACDTHANLRGRNEAYDLLFHSQYAALSHTTELVH; translated from the coding sequence ATGACCATGACAAGATGGGCCGCCTATAAGGCGCTGACACAGGGAATTGAAGGGGTCCGTAAGCCGCTGCTGGCGCTCGCGCTGTTCAAACTGTGGAATCTGGTCTGCGGATTGCTTCCGTTATTCCTGTACTCGCTGCTTGTCAATCGCGTGCTGGTGGAGAAGCATCTGAGTGAGCTATGGCCGGTTATCGCGGGTTATCTGGGGGTATTCCTGCTTACGACAGCCGGGATTGCGGTCAGCAAGCGCTACTCCAACCAGCTGCTCCTGAAGTATGACCTGAGGCTTAAGCGCAAACTGCTGAATACAGTGAGCAGCCTGGACTATGAGGAATATAGCGGGTACAGCATTGGTGATCTAAAAAGCCGGATCGAGCAGGATTCAGCCGCCGCCGGACGGTTCTTCACGGTTCATCTGTTAGATTTCAGCTACGCTGTTCTGTATGCTGCTGCGCTGGCTGTGATCCTTGTATGCTATGACTGGCGGATCGCCCTCCTTAGCTTCGTCTTCGTTCCGCTCTCCCTGCTGACCGTGAATATCCTGGGCGAGAAGACGAGGAAGGCGGGGGAGGAGCTATGGAGGCTGCAGAACAGGTACGAATCCTTTTTACATGCGAGTCTGCAGAACTGGAAGGATATTAAGACCAACAATCTGGAGGCTGCCCAGCTAGAGGCATTGAACGGGCATTATGCAGCCATCCGTCCGGTGTGGTTCCGCAGCCAGCTCTATCAGCATCTGGGCGTTACCTATTCGTTCTTCACCAAGAACTTCATTACCCAGCTGTTCATCTATTTCATTGGCGGACTCTTCGTGATTAAAGGCTATTCGGAGGTTGGTGTGCTGCTGGTGTTCATCAGCTTCTACGGGCAGTTCTTCGGGTTCATTGAGACGATCAGCAATGGCTTGATGAATTACAAGAATGATTCGGTGAATATCAGTAAAGTGATCGGACTGTTGCAGGCAGAGGCGGACCAGCGGCCTTACAAACGCATTAGCGGACAAAAGATTGAGGTTCAGAATTTGCAGTTCCGCTATGAGGGGAAGGATGCCTTCGCACTGGACGGGATTTCGTTCTCGGTGGGGAAGGGGGAGCATCTAGCCATCGTAGGGCAGAGCGGCAGCGGCAAGTCTACCCTTGCCAGGCTGCTGACCGGACAGATGAAGCCTCAGGGAGGGAGCGTCAGCATCGGCGGCACGGATCTGCATGCGGTGAACAGCGGGAGTGCGGCGGCCAAGGTCAGCATTGTGGTGCAGGAGCCTGTTCTGTTCAATATGACGATCCGGGAGAACCTGCTGCTGGCGGGGGACGGGGCAACGGAAGCAGAGCTGATAGCCTGCTGCCGCAGCGCCAATATCTATGACTTCATTGCATCCTTGGAGCAGGGGCTGGATACGGTTATCGGGGAGAAGGGGATGAAGCTCTCCGGGGGACAGAAGCAGCGGCTGTCGATTGCCCGGGCGCTGCTGCAGGAGCGGGACATTATTATTTTCGATGAAAGTACAAGCGCCCTGGATTCTGAGAATGAGAGCGACATTAGGAATGAGCTGAAGCGTCTGTCTGCCGGCACAACCATGATCTCAATCGCACACCGCCTCTCTACGATTCAAGACTGTGATAAGGTGCTGGTTCTGCACAATGGTAAGGTGGCAGCCTGCGACACCCATGCTAACCTGCGTGGCCGGAATGAAGCCTATGATCTGCTGTTCCACAGCCAATACGCCGCCTTAAGCCATACGACAGAACTTGTTCATTGA
- a CDS encoding GGDEF domain-containing protein encodes MSPTHVWIPVVVYWLPMLFFFYMGMDVLLRNPRKIEHRLVSATILCYFLLFLEEYIRYMLPIEYSPLLAAVWFANAGILIPGLGFHLIARLIGLHKRMPRPWYPYLFHILTLAIPAGLIGQRSYTSVQLFMVSGVWKWPVANAAYYGTLTASLLLSLVPIVMLRSRRKWSAADPAYQEHDGIFKLLEYGSWVTFLWVAVFGYFRFNEVLPPYTYIYGGLIWCFVLRLSMQRYEFLNHAGQRYKKMFQINSQAALLVSLSGSIKEANPSAGRMFGRLTLGKANLTELGGAEIVAKLKAQDDIGELEMVLHNGDSPVEVMINGDYVTVDHEIQAVLLIRDIGLRNQHVRQIAFMAYHDPLTGLPNRRQFYDKLEETLAEAERSGGEVAILLLDLDRFKQVNDRWGHEAGDQMLCKVAAMIHQLVQPDGLAARFGGDEFVLFCPLGRDGLTAAELEHRLLAEVAQATLDYEGEELKIDMSIGISLYPQDGTAPDALLRQADKRMYAIKRGEAEGNHEI; translated from the coding sequence ATGAGCCCGACCCATGTGTGGATACCTGTCGTAGTTTATTGGCTGCCGATGCTCTTCTTTTTCTACATGGGAATGGATGTGCTGCTGCGCAACCCGCGGAAGATTGAACATCGTCTGGTAAGCGCTACAATTCTGTGCTATTTCCTGCTGTTCCTGGAGGAGTACATCCGGTATATGCTGCCGATTGAATATAGTCCGTTGCTGGCTGCGGTCTGGTTCGCCAATGCCGGTATTCTCATTCCAGGGCTTGGCTTCCATCTGATTGCCCGGTTAATCGGCTTACATAAGCGGATGCCCCGGCCATGGTACCCCTATCTGTTCCACATATTAACGCTGGCTATTCCGGCGGGACTCATTGGTCAACGCTCCTATACCTCCGTCCAGCTGTTCATGGTATCCGGGGTGTGGAAATGGCCGGTGGCCAATGCAGCCTATTACGGGACCTTGACGGCAAGCCTGCTGCTTAGCTTAGTCCCCATCGTCATGCTGCGAAGTAGGCGCAAGTGGAGTGCCGCCGATCCTGCCTACCAGGAGCATGACGGTATCTTCAAGCTGCTGGAGTATGGCTCCTGGGTGACATTCCTCTGGGTAGCGGTGTTCGGCTATTTCCGCTTCAATGAAGTGCTGCCGCCCTATACATATATCTACGGAGGATTGATCTGGTGCTTCGTGCTGCGGCTGTCCATGCAGCGGTATGAGTTCCTTAATCATGCAGGACAGCGCTACAAAAAGATGTTCCAGATCAATTCACAGGCTGCGCTGCTCGTCTCATTGTCAGGCAGCATTAAGGAAGCGAATCCGAGTGCCGGTAGGATGTTTGGCCGTCTGACTCTGGGGAAGGCTAACCTTACCGAACTGGGCGGTGCAGAGATCGTGGCGAAGCTTAAGGCACAGGACGATATCGGTGAGCTGGAAATGGTTCTGCATAACGGGGATAGTCCGGTCGAGGTGATGATTAACGGGGATTACGTGACCGTGGATCATGAGATTCAGGCTGTGCTGCTCATCCGGGACATCGGGCTGCGCAATCAGCATGTGCGGCAGATTGCCTTCATGGCCTACCATGATCCGCTCACAGGGCTGCCGAACCGCAGGCAATTCTATGATAAGCTGGAGGAGACTCTTGCGGAAGCAGAGCGCAGCGGCGGGGAAGTAGCCATCCTGCTGCTTGATCTCGACCGGTTCAAGCAGGTGAACGACCGCTGGGGTCATGAGGCCGGAGACCAGATGTTATGCAAGGTAGCGGCCATGATCCATCAGCTGGTTCAGCCGGACGGGCTGGCGGCCCGCTTCGGCGGCGACGAATTCGTGCTGTTCTGCCCCTTGGGCCGGGATGGGCTGACCGCCGCAGAGCTGGAGCACCGGCTGCTGGCGGAGGTAGCACAGGCCACGCTGGATTATGAAGGTGAAGAGCTGAAGATCGATATGAGCATCGGCATTAGCCTGTATCCGCAGGACGGAACGGCTCCGGATGCTCTACTGCGCCAAGCCGACAAGCGGATGTATGCGATCAAGCGGGGAGAGGCGGAGGGAAATCATGAGATTTGA
- a CDS encoding phosphotransferase: protein MDLIEETVRQFLSDKAKVLDIESTPLHSGYQAVDLFRHRILVEIEGRQEYSSVITKMANGIERRVMNRLLDQGANVPFNRAGNLDLGHRALLCIQDVDYKTNYQNLDIGRLQHKEMQALAYIHNRNRGLQEELSWLPRISRAYIETIIDGLWRPAWEEAKHNERFVETFGTYFSEIDAVSGKIVDELEAVWKDETTHTLIHNDLNPGNVLVHNNDDVMFIDWEEARFGSLFLDIPMRVDRSQAGEYREVLASLGWELPADTFEQRYRAASRYLGLRYMTWSLGAWLKDPGNEAGLRRYLDMVVV, encoded by the coding sequence ATGGATTTAATTGAGGAGACTGTGCGGCAATTCCTGTCTGATAAGGCGAAGGTCCTTGATATAGAAAGCACCCCATTGCATTCGGGCTATCAGGCGGTGGACTTATTCCGGCACAGGATTCTCGTGGAGATTGAAGGCAGACAAGAGTACAGCTCTGTAATTACCAAAATGGCGAATGGAATTGAACGCCGGGTAATGAACCGGTTATTGGATCAGGGGGCTAACGTTCCTTTTAACAGAGCGGGTAATCTGGATTTGGGCCATAGGGCGCTCCTGTGTATTCAGGACGTAGATTATAAGACGAATTATCAGAATCTGGATATCGGGAGGCTTCAGCACAAGGAAATGCAGGCGTTGGCTTATATTCATAACCGTAATCGGGGATTGCAGGAGGAGTTATCCTGGCTCCCCCGGATTAGCCGTGCATACATAGAGACTATAATTGATGGACTTTGGAGACCCGCATGGGAAGAGGCCAAGCACAATGAACGGTTTGTGGAGACCTTCGGGACGTATTTTTCTGAGATCGATGCTGTATCGGGGAAAATAGTGGACGAGCTTGAAGCCGTCTGGAAGGATGAGACCACACACACGCTTATACATAATGACCTGAATCCCGGAAATGTATTGGTACACAATAATGACGACGTTATGTTCATTGACTGGGAAGAAGCGCGGTTCGGCTCCCTGTTTCTGGATATCCCGATGCGGGTTGACCGGTCTCAAGCTGGAGAATACCGTGAAGTGCTGGCTTCGCTTGGATGGGAGCTTCCTGCGGATACGTTCGAGCAGAGGTATAGAGCTGCTTCGCGGTATCTCGGCCTGCGTTATATGACTTGGAGCTTGGGGGCCTGGCTTAAGGACCCTGGTAATGAGGCGGGGCTGCGGCGGTATTTGGATATGGTTGTTGTGTAA